One Faecalispora anaeroviscerum genomic window carries:
- the metA gene encoding homoserine O-acetyltransferase MetA, translating to MPIKVQTSLPAIEVLESENIFIMTHERAMSQDIRPLKIVILNLMPTKIETETQLLRLLGNSPLQVDVELMHMASHFSKNTSYTHIDTFYKTFDELKNDKFDGMIITGAPVELMDFEDVDYWNELCDIFAWSRKNVYSLLTICWGAQASLYYFYQIPKYTLPKKLSGIFEHRVLTPMHPLIRGFDDVYYAPHSRNTEVRREDIRQHDELVILSDSDEAGAHIIANKNGRQFFVTGHAEYDRETLSNEYFRDLNKGIDPDLPEHYFPDNDPSQTPPLTWRSGASLLFSNWLNYYVYQQTPYDLKDLSE from the coding sequence ATGCCAATTAAAGTTCAAACATCACTGCCGGCCATTGAAGTCTTGGAATCTGAGAACATCTTTATAATGACTCATGAACGCGCCATGTCTCAGGATATTCGTCCGCTGAAGATCGTGATCCTGAACCTGATGCCAACCAAGATTGAAACCGAAACTCAGCTGTTGCGTTTGCTGGGTAACTCTCCCTTGCAGGTGGATGTTGAACTGATGCATATGGCAAGCCACTTTTCCAAAAACACCTCTTACACGCACATCGATACCTTTTATAAAACATTTGACGAACTGAAAAATGATAAATTCGATGGAATGATCATTACCGGTGCGCCGGTGGAACTGATGGACTTTGAAGATGTGGATTATTGGAATGAGCTTTGCGATATTTTTGCCTGGAGCCGGAAAAACGTGTATTCGCTCCTGACAATCTGCTGGGGAGCTCAGGCTTCGTTATATTATTTTTATCAGATTCCAAAATATACCTTGCCAAAAAAACTTTCTGGAATTTTTGAACACCGTGTGTTGACACCCATGCATCCGCTGATCCGCGGATTTGACGATGTGTACTACGCGCCGCACTCCCGCAATACGGAAGTTCGCCGAGAGGACATTAGACAGCATGACGAGCTGGTGATCCTCTCCGACTCCGATGAGGCGGGCGCACATATCATCGCGAACAAAAACGGGCGACAATTTTTTGTGACGGGCCATGCGGAATATGACCGGGAAACATTGTCAAACGAATACTTTCGCGATCTGAATAAAGGCATTGACCCTGATCTGCCGGAGCATTATTTTCCGGATAACGATCCCTCCCAAACGCCGCCGCTGACCTGGAGAAGCGGAGCCAGCCTGCTGTTTTCTAACTGGCTGAACTATTATGTATACCAGCAGACCCCATATGATCTGAAAGACCTTTCGGAATAA
- a CDS encoding DUF3892 domain-containing protein: MDNQGNQFIGNLPMNINAVTPTPKPDAQSITQLVKHSGRIEGYQLSNGQLISKQQGVELAKAGEIRGVAVAVRNGSEYLRSLPDGQESNNLGNLPSISQ, from the coding sequence ATGGATAACCAAGGAAACCAGTTTATCGGAAATTTACCAATGAATATTAATGCCGTTACGCCTACGCCGAAACCCGATGCGCAGTCTATTACGCAGCTGGTGAAGCACAGCGGTCGTATTGAGGGTTATCAGCTTTCAAACGGTCAGCTGATCTCTAAGCAGCAAGGCGTAGAATTAGCTAAGGCAGGAGAAATCCGCGGAGTTGCTGTTGCCGTGAGAAATGGCAGTGAATATCTTCGCTCTTTGCCCGATGGTCAGGAAAGCAATAACCTAGGGAATCTTCCGTCTATTTCACAGTAA